In one Gadus morhua chromosome 7, gadMor3.0, whole genome shotgun sequence genomic region, the following are encoded:
- the LOC115546824 gene encoding uncharacterized protein LOC115546824: MWFTCATCKGDVEALQKRWKFIPHHACNEHERTDGDGNRHRCEHTPLTAREQKKRMWIEKDSVAFQDLSSLVLDKRPLKDLEKMALFKHTGPLEIFHSALLKYLPKRQAFSYDGMRERCYLAILEHNENIVKRKQATTMTGEPRFKQVYCKKSKQWILKTIFTPHTTEFIRHLINRVMDRRHDPNITFNVPTSSLTPPSQHCPCT, from the exons ATGTGGTTTACCTGTGCCACATGTAAGGGTGACGTAGAG GCACTGCAAAAACGGTGGAAGTTCATTCCACACCATGCTTGCAATGAACACGAACGGACAGATGGTGACGGAAATCGTCATCGGTGTGAACACACTCCTCTTACCGCCCGtgagcagaagaagaggatgTGGATTGAGAAGGACTCGGTGGCATTTCAGGACCTGTCGTCGCTGGTCCTAGACAAAAGGCCATTGAAAGACCTCGAGAAGATGGCCCTCTTCAAACATACTG GGCCACTGGAGATCTTTCATAGTGCTCTCCTGAAATACCTCCCCAAACGCCAGGCCTTCTCGTATGATGGAATGAGGGAGAGGTGCTACCTCGCTATCCTggagcacaatgaaaacattgtGAAAAGGAAACAAGCCACCACAATGACAG GAGAACCACGGTTCAAGCAGGTGTACTGCAAGAAGTCCAAACAGTGGATATTGAAAACCATCTTCACGCCACACACCACCGAGTTTATCAGACATCTAATCAACAGGGTCATGGACAGAAGACATGACCCTAACATCACGTTCAATGTCCCAAcctcctcactcactccccctaGCCAACATTGCCCCTGTACCTAA
- the LOC115546821 gene encoding uncharacterized protein LOC115546821, producing the protein MVNFCMVLGCSSRTRKGQAVSSHRLPIRDLERCKQWLQAINHPNFGEDTAMEGIKLKKVCSFHFKPEDFKLNVLGTKRAALLNTAIPSIFTVPYDDEQPGMSTTSSAKRMCLETLTTSAAALFSSSEDEEDQSAPMKNPLSGRAQFSPGLDTSASSLEVGVTDESYRSESTLTPTSASSSEDEGVKNWLEKKIIINESSFMSLFKFCQICGKPISSKTIFDSGAQRRVKWMCLGGHSGTWTSSPDVRGMPEVNLLSAAAVLFRGGTYTELSDWCQTMGLQMIGTTTFYNIQKAYLHPAFENVYREKRTELLARVYLEQEDGKSPHLAGDGRCDLPGFNAKYCHYTFMLDDTKEILHTELVQCTEATSSGAMEPLGFTRGMTEILDLGLDVEVMATDRSSSIQKIIWEQYPSVQHEFDIWHTAKGFRKKMLKKGEKSGQ; encoded by the exons atggtgaacttttgcatggtgctGGGATGTTCAAGCAGGACAAGGAAAGGACAAGCAGTTAGTTCTCATCGCCTACCAATAAGAGATTTGGAGCGTTGCAAACAGTGGCTACAGGCTATCAATCATCCGAATTTTGGAGAAGACACAGCCATGGAAGGCATAAAACTGAAGAAGGTTTGCAGCTTCCATTTCAAGCCGGAAGATTTCAAATTAAATGTCCTGGGAACGAAGAGAGCAGCTCTTTTGAACACCGCAATTCCGTCAATATTTACAGTTCCATATGACGATGAACAGCCCGGGATGTCTACAACTAGCAGCGCTAAACGCATGTGCCTGGAG ACTCTAACAACGTCTGCTGCAGCTTTGTTCTCGTCGTCAGAAGATGAGGAAGACCAGTCAGCGCCAATGAAGAATCCTCTCTCTGGCAGAGCACAGTTT TCACCAGGCCTCGATACCAGTGCCAGTAGCCTTGAAGTTGGTGTAACCGACGAAAGCTATCGGTCTGAAtcaaccctcacccccacatCGGCGTCGTCATCAGAGGATGAAGGTGTAAAGAACTGGCTTGAAAAGAAGATTATTATCAATGAATCCAGCTTCATGTCACTATTCAAATTTTGCCAGATCTGTGGGAAACCGATTTCATCGAAGACCATCTTTGATTCTGGGGCACAGAGGAGGGTGAAATGGATGTGTCTTGGGGGCCATTCTGGGACCTGGACATCTTCACCTGACGTAAGAGGAATGCCAGAGGTTAATCTCCTTTCAGCTGCAGCTGTTCTGTTCAGGGGCGGCACATACACGGAACTCTCAGACTGGTGCCAAACCATGGGACTCCAAATGATTGGAACAACTACGTTTTATAACATTCAGAAGGCGTACTTGCACCCTGCTTTTGAGAACGTGTATAGGGAGAAAAGAACAGAACTCTTGGCAAGAGTTTATTTGGAACAGGAAGATGGGAAGAGTCCACATTTGGCAGGTGATGGCCGATGTGACTTGCCAGGCTTCAATGCAAAATACTGCCACTACACTTTTATGTTGGACGACACAAAGGAGATACTCCACACAGAACTGGTGCAG TGTACAGAGGCCACCAGCTCCGGAGCCATGGAGCCACTGGGTTTTACGAGAGGAATGACTGAAATTCTGGACTTGGGCCTTGACGTGGAGGTGATGGCCACGGACCGCTCCTCatcaatacaaaaaataatttgGGAACAGTATCCTAGTGTCCAGCACGAATTTGACATCTGGCACACAGCCAAAG GTTTCAGGAAAAAGATGCTGAAGAAGGGGGAAAAAAGTGGGCAATGA